One Sphingobacteruim zhuxiongii DNA window includes the following coding sequences:
- a CDS encoding RagB/SusD family nutrient uptake outer membrane protein produces MKRKFIYICLSMSLFSCQKLDLNPLSQGSSETWNSNAEEIIMSLNDLYREALWKKDADEWTDDWINRDGLTDITNATINGQTGFVITNWNDTYKAIARANTVLESMDRAAGSLSESQINMYKGEARFIRACMFSYLLSHYKNVVYTDKTLTIEEAMQIGQMPPEELLKKIYEDFDFGIANMRESFASNELKRATKGAALAMKARIALYMGDYATAKTAAKACIDLGIYKLHTDFDNLFLSKTKQSPESIFLLPRSISLGVALSGRQSFVSRNAGGWAQFDPSWDLMFSFLGSDGLPIDESPLFDPKNPFANRDPRCAATIVPFGSAHLDYIFDPHPLALKTKKVSTGADVNNNDNRAVATYASFNGLIWKKGVDSDWLLNSWRVEPDNIIIRYADVLLMYAEAKIELNEIDASVLDAINTVRARAYKVDKSAAGYPKVTNTNQAALRTILRTERRMEFAFEGLRYMDIIRWKLAEKVLNRPNYGLLDPGDLVSKVVNTGKWFTPTAPDIDTDGLADIAPFYNQGLVKQIAIRKFDANKQYIWPIPSTEVLTSGLKQNPNY; encoded by the coding sequence ATGAAACGTAAATTTATATATATATGCTTATCAATGTCTCTGTTTTCATGTCAGAAACTTGATTTAAACCCCTTGTCTCAGGGTTCCAGTGAAACTTGGAACTCCAATGCCGAAGAGATTATCATGTCCTTAAACGATCTTTACCGCGAAGCTTTGTGGAAGAAAGATGCCGACGAGTGGACTGATGATTGGATTAACCGCGATGGATTAACCGATATCACCAATGCTACCATCAATGGACAAACTGGATTTGTAATCACCAACTGGAATGACACCTACAAAGCGATTGCACGCGCAAATACCGTTTTGGAAAGTATGGATCGTGCCGCGGGTTCACTTTCAGAAAGTCAAATCAATATGTACAAAGGTGAGGCTCGCTTTATTCGGGCTTGTATGTTCTCGTACTTATTGAGCCACTATAAGAACGTCGTGTATACCGATAAAACCTTGACGATCGAGGAGGCAATGCAAATCGGACAGATGCCACCAGAGGAGCTCTTAAAGAAAATATACGAGGACTTTGACTTTGGTATCGCCAATATGCGCGAGTCTTTTGCCTCAAATGAACTCAAAAGAGCAACAAAAGGGGCCGCCCTAGCCATGAAAGCAAGGATCGCTTTATATATGGGCGATTATGCCACGGCAAAAACAGCGGCAAAAGCTTGTATCGATTTGGGTATCTATAAACTGCATACTGACTTTGATAATCTATTTTTATCGAAAACAAAGCAATCTCCAGAATCCATCTTCTTATTGCCACGCTCAATTTCCTTAGGAGTAGCTCTTAGTGGTCGCCAATCTTTCGTATCGCGAAATGCAGGCGGATGGGCGCAATTCGATCCTTCTTGGGATCTAATGTTCTCTTTCTTAGGATCCGATGGATTGCCTATTGACGAGTCGCCATTATTCGACCCAAAGAACCCTTTTGCTAATAGAGATCCACGTTGTGCTGCTACGATTGTACCTTTTGGATCAGCACATTTGGATTATATTTTCGATCCACATCCTTTAGCTTTAAAAACCAAAAAGGTATCTACCGGTGCCGATGTCAACAACAATGATAACCGCGCGGTAGCAACCTATGCTTCGTTCAACGGATTAATATGGAAAAAGGGCGTAGACTCCGATTGGTTATTAAACTCTTGGCGTGTAGAACCCGATAATATTATTATTCGCTATGCAGACGTCTTATTGATGTATGCAGAGGCAAAGATCGAATTAAATGAAATCGATGCTTCAGTGCTTGATGCCATTAATACGGTTAGAGCTAGAGCCTATAAAGTAGATAAATCGGCCGCTGGCTATCCAAAGGTAACCAATACGAACCAAGCAGCGCTACGTACCATCTTGCGTACCGAACGCCGTATGGAATTTGCGTTCGAAGGTCTTCGTTATATGGATATTATCCGTTGGAAGCTAGCCGAAAAGGTATTAAACAGACCAAACTATGGCTTGCTTGATCCCGGAGATTTAGTATCCAAAGTAGTCAATACGGGCAAATGGTTTACACCAACGGCACCAGATATCGATACGGATGGTCTAGCGGATATTGCTCCTTTCTACAATCAAGGGCTTGTAAAACAGATTGCCATCCGCAAATTTGATGCGAATAAGCAGTATATCTGGCCAATTCCTTCAACAGAAGTATTGACAAGTGGATTAAAACAGAATCCAAATTACTAA